The window CCCCCGTCGTACCCGTACCCGATGCGGGCGGGCACGCCCGCCCACCTCGCCAGCAGGGCCTGCGCGGCGACGATCTCGAAGGGCGACCCCTCCTTCGAGCCGAAGAGCATGTCCTCCACCTTGGCTGGGGGCACGGGGACGGGGGTGCCGGGTCCGGCCGCGGTGACCGTCTCGAGCAGTCTCTTGCGCAGGAACTCGAGCGTGTCCCACTTGGTCTCCTTCGGGGCCTCCGCGAGCAGCGAACGGATCCCGGGGGGCGGGTCGGGCACGTCCAGGAACCGCTCGGCGGCCTTCGGGAGCTGGAAGGTGACCGAGCGCAGCTTCTCCTCGGTGGGGAGCTGCGCGCCGCCCACCGAGTAGGTCAGGCCCTCGCCGATCTGACCCTCGGCGAGCCGGATCGCACCGGTCCGCGGGTCGTAGGAGAGCTTCGGTCCGGTGGCCACGATCGACACGACCGCCGGGAGCCCGGGCAGGACCGCTCCGCCGAGCCCCTTCACGAGGAAGTCGGCGCGCGTGGAGGCGCCCAGCTCCCGGTCCACGACCCCGTCCGCCGGTACACGCTCGAGCTGGCTCTCGGCGTACGGCGGGAGGCGCCACTCCTGTCCGTCGTAGACGTCGAGCAGACCGACGCGCCACGGTCCGGTCGAGCGGGAGCGGACCTCGAACAGGACCCGGTCCTCGACCTCGGACAGCGGGACGGCCTTCGGCCGCTGGGCGTCGCGGACCGGGTCGTACAGGGGAGGCGGGAAGAGCAGTCCGGACCGGGCGAGCACGACGATGACGATCACGATCACGCCGATCAGCGGGACCACCCGGGCCATCCGGCGCAGCTCGTAGCCGAGTCCGGGAGCCTGCGACCCCTCGCCTCCTGCGACGATCGACTGCAGGCTGGACAGCAGCATCAGTCCGACGAGGAACAGGATCAGGACCGCCACCCCCACACCCAGCTTGGCGCTCGCGGGCACGGAGATGGCCGCCATCACGATGAGAGGGAGCGGCGCCAGCAGGCCGAGCGCGGGACGCCGGAGCTCGATGCCGACCCACCCCGCGGTGAACCCGATCGTGGCCATCATCCAGCCGACGATCGCCCGCCACCCGGGCAGGAACTCGGCCGGCGGCCGCATGACGCTGCGTGCGCGGCTCGACTCCTTCAGCACGTCAGCGAGGTCGATCACGTTTCCGAGCCCGCTGGTCGCAACGAGCAGCAGTCCGGTGCCGACTATCCCGAACAGGATCGTGAGGTTCACGACGAGTGCACTCTTGCGGCGGGAGGCCTGAGCGGCGACGACTATCCCAGCCACTCCGGCCAGGATGGGATGGATCTTCCCGGGGGGCCCGGTGAAGAGCGTCCCGACGACCGCCCCGGCCGCCACGACCGTGGTCCCGACCACGAGACCGACCCGGCCCGGCGGCAGCGGCGGCTCGGTCTCCCACTCCTCGGTCTCGGGGGGTGCCTCCTTCTCGACCCCCTCGAGCGCATCGGCGTCGATATCGCCCACGACCGGCTCGTGCTCCAGGGTCTCCAGCCGCTCCTCGGTCAGGCTCACATCCGCCTCCCGACCCGGACCTCGTGCGTCAGCGCAGCCGCCACGTCGTCACCCAGACCCACCGGCGTCACCTGGGCTCCCAGCGCGGCCGCCTGGGAGAGCGAGTGAGCGTCCTCCTCGTTCCAGACGACGCCGATCACGGTGACCGAGACCCCCTTGTCGATAAGGAGCTTGAGGAGGGCAGCGTCGGTCGGGTGCAGCTTCGGGGTTATGAGCACGGTGTGAGCGTCGCGCCGTGGGTCGTTCACGAGGCGCCGCAGGACGGTGGCCAGCGGCTCCCGGTCCGTCGTGACCCGCGACATCACGTCGAGGTACTGCGTCGAGCGCTCGCCTCCTCGCATGGCCCGGGTGAGGGGGCCCGCGTTGGCCTCGCACCTCACCTCGTACCCCTCGACCAGGTGACGGACCCCGAGCGACGCGCACGCTTCGACGGCGTACTCGAACGACTCGGAGACGTCTCCCTCGCGGCTGTGGGAGCCGCGGTCCGTGTCGAGGATCAGCGTGATGTGGTCGGTGATCCCCTGCTCGGCCTCCGACACCATGAGCGTCTGGGTGCGGGCGGACGCCCGCCACACGATGCGCCGCAGGTCGTCGCCCGGACGGTACTCGCGCATCCCGTAGAACTCCATCCCGGACGGCCACGGCTTCGATACCGGCGGACGCAGGGGCGGGTCCTCGTACAGACGGGTCAGCGGGCGGTCCGAGACGCGGGAGACCCTCGGGTGGACGAGTAGCTCGAACGGCTCGGCGAGCACGGTCCTGCGTTGGGAGACGCCTATCGGGTCCTGCGTGATCGCGACGAGGGGTCCGATCGTGTAGACGCCCCGGCGGGCGCAGTTGAGCGAGTAGCTGTACTCGAACGTCTGCCCGGCCGAAACGCGGGAGACGGGGACGCGCAGCGCCGTACCCAGCCTCTCGGGGATGTGCTCCTCCAGCTGGAAGGAGGACAGCCCCCGCTCCGCGGTGATGGTGATCCGCACCTCGAGCCGGTCGCCCTTCTGGACCCTCGGGAACAACCCGGTCCTGTCCGCCGTGATGCGCAGCTTCCGGGGCGCCAGGAAGGTGGCGGTGAGCACGACGGCGACCGTGCCGTACGCGAGGACGTACAGCGTGGTCCCGGCGGCGATCCGCGCGGCGATCCACGGGATGACGGACGCGACGAGCGCCACCTGTCCGACCGTGGTGAGGCCGAGCCGGTCCCACGCGTGCACGGCGCGCCGCCGCACGGCCGCGACCTGTGACGCGTCGCGGACACGGTCGAGCGCCTCGCGTAACCCGCGGGTGCGGTGGCGGAGGTCGGTGCGCGCCAGCATCCTGCGTCCGTCCTCGCCCTAACCGGCCGTGGCCTTGCTCCTCGAGGGCGGCTTCACGGCGGTCCGGACGCGCTCGACCACGGCCTCGACCGTCTCCCCTCGGATGAGGAAGTCCGGGTGGACCACCACGCGGTGGTTCAGGACGGGCGCGAGCACGGCCAGGACGTCGTCGGGGTACACGTCCTCCCGGCCGTCGGAGGCCGCGAGCACGCGGGAGGCCCGAACCAGGGCGATGGAGGCCCGCGGCGAGGCCCCCAGGGCCAGGGCCGGCTCGGCCCTGGTCGCCCCCACGAGGTCGACGATGTAGCGGCCCACCTCGGGCGAGATCTCGATATCGGCCGCGTAGTCGATCATCTGCTGCACCGTCTGCACGTCGGCGACCGCGCCCAGCGACTCGATCGCGAGCTGCTTCGAGTTGGCCAGCACGACGTCGAGCTCGGCCTCGGGCTGCATGTACCCCATCGAGAGCCGGAAGAGGAACCGGTCGAGCTGCGCCTCGGGCAGCGGGAACGTCCCCGCCTGCTCCACCGGGTTCTGCGTGGCGAGCACCAGGAAGGGGCGGGGCAGGTTGTAGGTCACGCCGTCGGCGGATACGCGTCGCTCCGCCATCGCCTCCAGGAGCGCGGACTGCGTCTTCGGGGTGGCCCGGTTGATCTCGTCGGCCAGCAGGACGTTCGCGAAGACCGGTCCCGGCTGGAACTCGAACTTCATCTCCCGCTGGTTGTAGATGGACGACCCGGTGATGTCACCCGGGAGCATGTCCGGCGTGCACTGGATGCGGCCCAGGGAAGCGTTCATGGACTGCGCGATCGAACGCGCCAGGACCGTCTTCCCCGTCCCTGGGACGTCCTCGAACAGCACGTGCCCCTCGGCGAGGATGGCGACGAGGGCGAGCCGGACGACGTCGCCCTTCCCTCTGACCACCGACTCGACGTTATCGGCCAGCTCGTCGAACAGGATCTTGAACTCCTTGGGCCCCAGCG of the Actinomycetota bacterium genome contains:
- a CDS encoding transglutaminaseTgpA domain-containing protein encodes the protein MSLTEERLETLEHEPVVGDIDADALEGVEKEAPPETEEWETEPPLPPGRVGLVVGTTVVAAGAVVGTLFTGPPGKIHPILAGVAGIVVAAQASRRKSALVVNLTILFGIVGTGLLLVATSGLGNVIDLADVLKESSRARSVMRPPAEFLPGWRAIVGWMMATIGFTAGWVGIELRRPALGLLAPLPLIVMAAISVPASAKLGVGVAVLILFLVGLMLLSSLQSIVAGGEGSQAPGLGYELRRMARVVPLIGVIVIVIVVLARSGLLFPPPLYDPVRDAQRPKAVPLSEVEDRVLFEVRSRSTGPWRVGLLDVYDGQEWRLPPYAESQLERVPADGVVDRELGASTRADFLVKGLGGAVLPGLPAVVSIVATGPKLSYDPRTGAIRLAEGQIGEGLTYSVGGAQLPTEEKLRSVTFQLPKAAERFLDVPDPPPGIRSLLAEAPKETKWDTLEFLRKRLLETVTAAGPGTPVPVPPAKVEDMLFGSKEGSPFEIVAAQALLARWAGVPARIGYGYDGGEPIGENVLEVRPRHGASWLEVYFPTYKWFPLIGAPLKAKANLDSDNPTKQDPKVLPSDQVAVQVFIPLRIPERGFFYDQVRHIVTLLIPWLALAGLIWLVYPAVWKWLRRRRRRAWAFERGPVARLEVAYAEFRDLCTDIGIGSPSMTPLGFLDAFVDDAEHLELAWLVTRAVYGDMRDTVSLDDAIAGEELARSLRKRASQPQPLSIRLLAAVSRQSLIEPYAAEARPPTRRERKEAHDAVAA
- a CDS encoding DUF58 domain-containing protein, whose translation is MLARTDLRHRTRGLREALDRVRDASQVAAVRRRAVHAWDRLGLTTVGQVALVASVIPWIAARIAAGTTLYVLAYGTVAVVLTATFLAPRKLRITADRTGLFPRVQKGDRLEVRITITAERGLSSFQLEEHIPERLGTALRVPVSRVSAGQTFEYSYSLNCARRGVYTIGPLVAITQDPIGVSQRRTVLAEPFELLVHPRVSRVSDRPLTRLYEDPPLRPPVSKPWPSGMEFYGMREYRPGDDLRRIVWRASARTQTLMVSEAEQGITDHITLILDTDRGSHSREGDVSESFEYAVEACASLGVRHLVEGYEVRCEANAGPLTRAMRGGERSTQYLDVMSRVTTDREPLATVLRRLVNDPRRDAHTVLITPKLHPTDAALLKLLIDKGVSVTVIGVVWNEEDAHSLSQAAALGAQVTPVGLGDDVAAALTHEVRVGRRM
- a CDS encoding MoxR family ATPase, yielding MSTIRTRSAPRKRKAESTNGSRGRKALGPKEFKILFDELADNVESVVRGKGDVVRLALVAILAEGHVLFEDVPGTGKTVLARSIAQSMNASLGRIQCTPDMLPGDITGSSIYNQREMKFEFQPGPVFANVLLADEINRATPKTQSALLEAMAERRVSADGVTYNLPRPFLVLATQNPVEQAGTFPLPEAQLDRFLFRLSMGYMQPEAELDVVLANSKQLAIESLGAVADVQTVQQMIDYAADIEISPEVGRYIVDLVGATRAEPALALGASPRASIALVRASRVLAASDGREDVYPDDVLAVLAPVLNHRVVVHPDFLIRGETVEAVVERVRTAVKPPSRSKATAG